The Haliotis asinina isolate JCU_RB_2024 chromosome 16, JCU_Hal_asi_v2, whole genome shotgun sequence DNA segment ATGTACGTCATGTATTTTGCGTCGGTTGAATATTTACATTATATAGATGACATAACTTGAAGTTATACGTCATGTCAGTTGCATCAGCGGAATATATACGTCATGTGAAAGACATCAATGGAACGTATACGTTATGCAGATGACATTACTTGAACGAATATGTCATGTGAATGACGTCACTCCAACATGTACGTCATGTACTTGACATTACTTGAATATGTACGTCATGACATTTGGCGTAACCTGAATACAGATGGCCTCACGTATATGCCAATGCGATGATATGTTCTTACCGTTCGGTATAGCCACTGTACTTTGAACTGAGCAAAGGTGAAGTTGTTCAAACGAAATCACCTAACCACTGGCGGGACTCCTGGATTAAGACAAAGCCTGTTAAAGACGGAAGGTTTTAGTAGCAATTCCTGAGACAGCGCCTTTACATCGGTCTGGTCACATGGGCAGTCCCGTGACGAACTGCTCACCAAATTATCCGCCGTGAACTTGGCAACAGAGAATTCTTCGAATGTAATTGCCAGTAAAATCGATgttcagttcattgtttagaCAAGGGTTGAAATTTGCAAATTATCTTTGCACTAAATGCTTTGTAAACACGTCTCGAGGCAGATCCATGTATCTGTCTTACTCTGGTGACGCTGGGAGTGAATATGCATGTCGAGGGAACGGGTTTTGTGGTGTTAAATTGTCTCCAACATGCTGCCAACTCGATGGGGAAAGAGATATGTGCACTGGCTAACTGCGCTCTTGCCTTTTTGTGGCGGAAGAAGATGTTCAAATTCTCCGAcagtaactgagtgagtgaggttagtttcaTGTCGCTTTTATCattcttccagcaatatcacggcggagacacgtgaaatgggcctcacacatttcacccatgtggacaatcgaacccggctcttggcgtggcgagcgaacgcttcaaccaccaggctaccccaccgccttgCTCCCACAATATGTACTGGCCACAGGGTTCACAATATCATGGTGTCGCCATCACTTTTAACggcaagggtggtggggtagcctcgtggttaaaacgttcgcttgtcatgccgaaggtcCAAGTTCGATTTGTCCGGATACGATGTGTgtagaccatttctggtgtcccccactgtgatatttggGGAATATTTCCAAAAGCGGAATAAAACCCAGCTAATTCTGATTGTAAACTGTCATATTGCTTAAACGTCCTCTGTGccaaaacccgtgaaggtcccggggtagaataggctttcagcaacccatgcttgccataaaaggtgactaagcttgtcgcaagaggcgactaacgggatcgggtggtcaggctcgctgacttggttgacgcatgtcatcggttcccaattgcgcagatcgatgctcatgttgtttgtcactggattgtctggtccagactcgataatttacagaccgccgtcatatagctggaatattgctgagtgcggcgtaaaactaaactcactcactcactcactcactcactcacctctgtGCCAAATAGTTGTACTTCCAGAATTTACTGTCCGAGTTTCGTCACTGTCAAGGACCTTTGGTCGTTTGCCCCACAATATGATCATTTGTTTGTCAGTGGGTCTGTGGGATAGCATCGTGGGTAAAAAAGTgttgactcgtcacgccgaagacctgtgttcgattccaacatgagtgcagtgtgtgaagtgaagtccatttctggtgccctccaCCGtgattattgctggaatattgctaaaatcaatgTAAAAACATTCTCAGTCACCCAAGCTGTACCAAGGTTGTGATTACGAATTAAACGTTTCAGCGTCAGTTTCCGCTCAGTGTCAGTTCCCGCTCAGTGTCAGTTTCCGCTCAGCGTCAGTTTCCGTGAGCACCCGAACACGTGGGGATCCAGATTAGAACTGGTCATCACACACCGCTGATTGTCTTAACAGGCAACTAAAAGGGAGCAGGTGGTCTCTGACatttactggacaaaaatagttggggatatatgtaaattttgaaattacgaATAATGATCTATTCATACATTgagacactgatgaaatatcagtcaaaaaataccaatatcccaaacttattttgtccagaatAGTTGAGACGTCATTAAGTTcctgtagatcgatactcatgatgtttgattatttgcagacagctACCATAGCTCAtttattgctgactgtggtacaaaataacacacaaataaaacattttttcacattGCGCACCCAGGTTGCAGTtcaatgaaacaatgaaaattCTTCTCCAAGCAGTCTTGTTCAGCTGAACTGATGCTATTTCATGACTTGTTTAATATGCTATTGGAATGAGTGATGTCATTATGTTTAGAATATCAAAGTAGTTTCAAAGAATAAACAGGAAGATACTAAAGCCGTACACTTAAGTAAGCAATGAAAGGAAATTCTCTTTATTTTGTAATAATCAACCCATTAATCATTCATGGTTCGTCAAACGCAGACCAGATGACCTTCACTTTAATTGAGCTTAATTGGTATAGTCCAATGTGTTCACAGAACCTGTAGTGCTATGCTGTGACACCTCGCTATTCCTGACACTGTGGTAAGTGGGTGACCACTTTTATCAAGGTACACATGCATCTCTTACCACATACACATCAGTCGGTGTTCTCAGAACATATTAATCTGTAAACTGGTTATTGCGAACAATGTCATCAGAAACGCTGTGGTCCAGGTAAGCGTGACTTCGATGTAACTGTAGCAGGCCAACAACGTTCATCACTTACAAGCCATTATTATCCTAGCTTGTTGACTAATAGCAGCTTAGTTAGGTAGAATTCCGCCCCTTTGAAGTATCAGGATCCTGTGGTACGTGTTGTGTTTGAATACTGATTTTGAGTCTGGGATTGTGCTGTCTGCCTTCTTCCGCGAGGGTGCACAATGTCCACAAGAGCTCACACTGATACTCATACTTCACCAAACAACCTAAAGCTACCGGTGTCGTAAGGCTGTGTGAAGGTACAGGACTTCAAATCGTCGTGGCACTACCATCGCTTTGTGTGCAGAAAAAacgaaatatgtttaaaatgaCGTTAAAGGCAAACCATTCACATTTTCTTCGTCCGTTCCGTTGGTGGATAGTCAAGCGCTTGATGCCCTCACTCGTCGAACGCGTGAGTTCGATTTCGCACCTGGGTACAACACACGTGGGTGCAACGCGCATGGTTACaacgcacatgggtacaacgcaCATGGTTACAACGCACGTGGGTACAACGCACGACAACGCACGTGGGTACAACGCACGTGTGTACAACGTGTGACACAAGTTGCTGGAGATAATGCTCGAAAGGgtgtaaacccaactcacttacaCACTCCTCTTCCGTTCATGTAACACTAACGATTCtatgctggtcactggattgtctggtcaagatctGATTATGCACGGATcgtcgccatataactggaacattacTGGAACGTTCTGTCGACGTGAACGTTAAAATTGTCGTCATCGTGGCGAGTCTTTGAGAGTCTTCTGACTATTCCCTCACGAGAACATTTCTATATTTTCTAAAACGTCTTTTACATTTACTGTACATATTTTCAGGGTTAATATACCATGTATTGACTTCGCTAAGCCAATGATTAGAGTATCTTCTGAAAAGTATGATGGAATCTTTTCTATGCGAAACACAAATCAGATTCCGAAACACACGTATAATGAACGGTAAACTCTCCGGGAGTATAGCGCATATAGAGTGCATCTATAGACGGTGCCTTCAACACGATTCCACTGAGGGTAGGCAGGTCGCTTTGTTATGCTTAACAGTGTGACCGTTCGTGCACTTCATTCAGTAAATATGAGCACAGTTCTACAGCTGTTGAGTtactgttgtgtgtgtgtgttgcaggtAGATCCCGAGATGGCGTGGATATCGACCAGAGTCAGACCGCGGCAGCTGGAGTGAGTCGAAGAGCCGCTCCAATATATCTACATACACCTGGGACGATCCCACGTCATGGATAGGAAGGGAAAGTTGAGCCAGTCACGTGACACAACGCGGGAAGGTGGAGGAGGACGAGACGGAGGGAGGCAGTTTCTGTCCCCGGAAACAACAAATCTTGACAGGGCCCCAAGCCTGCATGGACTACACGCTCAGAGCTCAACAGAAACAAGTGGATTAGGAGAAACCATAACTTCAGGATTTTCTTCACAGGAAAGTATACACAGTTTAAGAGGTTCGACCCGGACGAGGGGGGATACTGGGGGGTTGAGTCTTACCCCCGAGGAAGCTGAAGCCCATAGGCGCGAGTTACAAGCCCGGGGTACAGGCCGGGAGGATATGAGAACGGATAGTAAGAAAAACAGAGACCGGTCAAGGATGAATGACCACTATAGTAGCGGCCCTGGTCACGCGAATTACAACGAGTACTTTTCCCCGGGGACTGCTGTTATGGATACATTGTCCCCGATGGGCCTCCAGAGAGAGCACATTGATGAAGAGTGGGACAAGAGAAGTGGGAGCCGGCGAAGCTCCGCCATCAGCAGGTCCTCCCAAGGGGGCTCCACAAAGTCCAGGAGTTCCGTCAAGGCCAAGTTTCTTGGAGCTTCTCTTGGATCTCAGTGGGCCAAATGGTCACGTGACAGACGCGCATCTTTTCGACGTCGtgttgaaatgatagaaaatTCGGAACGGAAAAAGGAAAGAACTTCCACGCCTGTTAAAAAAGCAAGACAAGAAGGATTAAAATTTGTTCATCCTGATTTGGAACGGAAATACCTTTCGGAAGATGACATCAAGGAGTTACGGAGACATAAACAGGAGCAATACAACGCTTACAGGGTGATAGAAAAAGGGAAAAAGAAAAACCGGTTTAAATCTGAGGTCCAACTGTCAATGCATCAGTGGCATGTGCTTAGCGAATTCTGGGAACACGAGGCTTTTGTGAGGTTACGTTGGCTGGGAGTGTTTGTCAGCATGGTGACAGTGTTAGTGATGATCGTCAGCATCACCAACTCCTACTGGCACACGTATGAACTGAAACCACGTGAGTACTTATTTATTTACGTTAATTTTCCTCCTAATTTTCCCCCTCTCATCGAATCTCGACGTCTGTGGGGTCGTTCGTTGTAGCGAAATTCGATATTCCGGTTCCCATTAGGATGATCAGCGCTGCATGGTGGTCGGATTAGCTTAGTTTAAGCTGATTTCGTTTGAACGAACGCACACCGTTGTTACTTATCGTTAGAACCGTCTCGATGTCCACAAATGAGGTGTCATTTAAGACATTGTAGCTTGGGTACACATTTTTTGTACGTAATATACAATTATGGAATCAGTTACAGAActtattaattattacctttGAAATTTCATATCACCAACGTCATCGACATcaacataatcatcatcatcatcatcatcataatagTAATGATCATCGcaaacaacaaatacattacggtcaatattattatcattcCTTGGAACATGAACGATATCTTTAATTGTTTTGTACCTCACCTTTCTACTTGCAACTTTTTCTTGTAATAGCCATTACGTCAGACCACCGTTCATGTTTGTGTTGAAACACCTGGAAACTCATGCTTACAACCCAAGTTTTAGATTATCTAACACTCTTAAGGTAGAACGGGAGGGCCTTGTCCTGAACTTAAGAAACATTGCACTTACATACACCCTGCGTAGATGGGTGAAGGGTGTCTAGTTGTCTACCTCGCTGTCtttttgatgcatgtcatcaaatCCCTTTTGCTTAAATCGATGGTcatcatgtcaatcactggaatgtgtCGTCCCGACTCGATAATTTACTAATTGGCATC contains these protein-coding regions:
- the LOC137267585 gene encoding uncharacterized protein, with the translated sequence MDRKGKLSQSRDTTREGGGGRDGGRQFLSPETTNLDRAPSLHGLHAQSSTETSGLGETITSGFSSQESIHSLRGSTRTRGDTGGLSLTPEEAEAHRRELQARGTGREDMRTDSKKNRDRSRMNDHYSSGPGHANYNEYFSPGTAVMDTLSPMGLQREHIDEEWDKRSGSRRSSAISRSSQGGSTKSRSSVKAKFLGASLGSQWAKWSRDRRASFRRRVEMIENSERKKERTSTPVKKARQEGLKFVHPDLERKYLSEDDIKELRRHKQEQYNAYRVIEKGKKKNRFKSEVQLSMHQWHVLSEFWEHEAFVRLRWLGVFVSMVTVLVMIVSITNSYWHTYELKPPHSVLNLSIHEGLWVNCSRASNATSPDVICNSTKGRDWQNAVVGLMIFAATFGFVASMLSICGVCTTPLPRKIYYFHSAGEIFLVCALSTGVALIIFPVAVELDHTILSHRYGIGYGLGWGGAFFFFAAAICMTLDELVRESARVKCCKWCWKGSGSERTELRQV